A region from the Haloarcula limicola genome encodes:
- the fer gene encoding ferredoxin Fer, whose translation MASPYEILGVDPDADEDEVSDAYRELVKEVHPDQGGSTEEFRAVQRAYERIQSGYEPGEEISPAGATTARTGRPTAGGDAGEKDEQPEPEGVKVEFLDYEAMESRGWQLTDDDLFEKAADDELGGETHGYFYVEENETLLEAAEDEGYAWPFACRGGACTNCAVAIVDGEMPSPASHILPKELHDRGIRLSCIAAPTTDARIVYNVKHLPAIRDLLLPASRFEQTSSTD comes from the coding sequence GTGGCGTCTCCATACGAAATTCTCGGTGTCGACCCCGACGCGGACGAGGACGAAGTCTCCGACGCCTACCGAGAACTGGTCAAAGAGGTTCATCCCGACCAGGGCGGCTCCACCGAGGAGTTTCGTGCCGTCCAGCGTGCTTACGAACGCATCCAGAGCGGCTACGAACCCGGCGAGGAGATCAGCCCGGCCGGGGCGACGACGGCCCGAACCGGACGGCCGACGGCCGGCGGAGATGCAGGAGAGAAGGACGAGCAGCCGGAACCCGAAGGCGTCAAAGTCGAGTTCCTCGACTACGAGGCGATGGAGTCCCGCGGCTGGCAACTGACAGACGACGACCTCTTCGAGAAGGCGGCCGACGACGAACTCGGCGGTGAGACCCACGGTTACTTCTACGTCGAAGAGAACGAGACGCTGCTCGAAGCCGCCGAAGACGAGGGGTACGCCTGGCCCTTCGCCTGTCGAGGCGGGGCCTGTACGAACTGCGCCGTCGCTATCGTCGACGGCGAGATGCCCTCGCCCGCGAGTCACATCCTCCCGAAGGAGCTCCACGACCGCGGGATCCGCCTCTCCTGTATCGCCGCGCCGACGACCGACGCGAGGATCGTCTACAACGTCAAGCACCTGCCGGCGATCCGCGACCTCCTCCTGCCCGCGAGTCGGTTCGAACAGACTTCCTCGACGGACTGA
- the npdG gene encoding NADPH-dependent F420 reductase, protein MDIALLGGTGDIGEGLALRWAYDTNHDVIVGSRDPEKAENKAEEYETELASRGTDVTVEGLGNEDAAARADVVVVAVPAYHLTDTIEAVADHLDDAILVSPAVGMKRDEDGFHYNRPGVGSVTELAAQAAPEGTQVVGAFHNLAAGRLANLDAEIDWDTIVVGDETDPKDTVCELADGIEGLRPLDGGPLSNAAEIEGLTPLLINVARHNDGMHDLGVTFQ, encoded by the coding sequence ATGGATATCGCGTTACTCGGCGGCACCGGCGACATCGGCGAGGGCCTCGCCCTCCGCTGGGCGTACGACACGAACCACGACGTCATCGTCGGGTCGCGGGACCCCGAGAAAGCCGAGAACAAGGCCGAGGAGTACGAGACCGAACTCGCCAGTCGCGGCACGGACGTCACCGTCGAGGGACTGGGCAACGAGGACGCCGCCGCCCGCGCGGACGTCGTCGTCGTCGCCGTCCCCGCTTACCACCTCACCGATACCATCGAGGCCGTCGCCGACCATCTCGACGACGCCATCCTCGTCTCGCCCGCCGTCGGCATGAAACGCGACGAGGACGGCTTCCACTACAACCGCCCCGGCGTCGGCAGCGTCACGGAACTGGCCGCACAGGCCGCCCCCGAGGGGACGCAGGTCGTCGGCGCGTTCCACAACCTCGCGGCGGGTCGGCTGGCGAACTTAGACGCGGAGATCGACTGGGACACCATCGTCGTCGGCGACGAGACGGACCCGAAAGACACCGTCTGTGAACTCGCCGACGGCATCGAGGGGCTCCGACCGCTCGACGGCGGCCCGCTCTCGAACGCCGCCGAGATCGAGGGACTGACGCCGCTGCTCATCAACGTTGCCCGCCACAACGACGGAATGCACGACCTCGGTGTCACGTTTCAGTAG
- a CDS encoding preprotein translocase subunit Sec61beta, whose translation MSSDSGGLMSSAGLVRYFDAEDSNTIRIDPRTIVAFGVLFGGLILVLNAMV comes from the coding sequence ATGAGCAGTGACAGTGGCGGGCTGATGTCGAGTGCCGGGCTAGTCCGGTACTTCGACGCCGAGGACAGCAACACTATCCGTATCGACCCGCGAACCATCGTCGCCTTCGGCGTCCTGTTCGGCGGCCTGATCTTGGTCCTGAACGCGATGGTCTAA
- a CDS encoding TIGR01548 family HAD-type hydrolase, giving the protein MQVDAVVLDIDGVLVDVADSYRRAVIESVQRVYDDTIERADIQRFKDAGGFNNDWELTDAAALYVLADREGSAGDVASFTDAIAERGGGLSAAEAVVRDRLDEGAAERVFDAWDPDELRDVFQTLYLGSDLYRDLEGGDPAFDAPGYINDEPVLVDAETLAALRDRYAVGVVTGRPAAEADIAMERVGLDLPEDHRFTMDDWAEGKPHPAALVTLAERFDAERVAFAGDTLDDVKTAVNADAADDDRVYYGVGVLTGGLTGEDGRRKYAAAGASAVVETVNDLPDLLG; this is encoded by the coding sequence ATGCAAGTCGACGCGGTCGTCTTAGACATCGACGGCGTCCTCGTGGACGTCGCCGATTCCTACCGGCGGGCCGTCATCGAGTCCGTCCAGCGAGTGTACGACGACACCATCGAACGGGCCGACATCCAGCGGTTCAAGGACGCCGGCGGGTTCAACAACGACTGGGAACTGACCGACGCGGCGGCGCTGTACGTACTGGCCGACCGCGAGGGGAGCGCGGGCGACGTGGCGAGTTTCACCGACGCGATCGCCGAGCGGGGCGGCGGCCTGTCGGCGGCCGAAGCCGTCGTTCGGGACCGCCTCGACGAAGGGGCCGCCGAACGGGTGTTCGACGCGTGGGACCCCGACGAACTCCGCGACGTGTTCCAGACGCTGTATCTCGGGAGCGATCTGTACCGCGACCTCGAAGGCGGCGATCCGGCGTTCGACGCGCCCGGCTACATCAACGACGAACCGGTGCTGGTCGACGCCGAGACGCTGGCGGCGTTGCGGGACCGCTACGCCGTCGGCGTCGTCACCGGCCGTCCCGCCGCGGAGGCCGACATCGCGATGGAGCGCGTCGGGTTGGACCTGCCCGAGGATCACCGGTTCACGATGGACGACTGGGCGGAGGGGAAACCCCATCCGGCCGCCCTCGTGACGTTGGCCGAGCGCTTCGACGCCGAGCGAGTGGCCTTCGCGGGCGATACGCTCGACGACGTGAAGACCGCCGTCAATGCCGACGCCGCGGACGACGACCGAGTGTACTACGGCGTCGGCGTCCTGACCGGCGGGCTGACCGGCGAGGACGGTCGCCGGAAGTACGCCGCCGCCGGCGCGAGCGCGGTGGTCGAGACGGTCAACGACCTGCCGGACCTGCTGGGGTAG
- a CDS encoding UPF0146 family protein: MHENAYETVALKHPDVSDAERTLVGRLATADSVVEVGIGNRPDVAAALADRGVDVTATDITPRSVPDGVIFVEDDVTDPELTVYEGTDVVFARNLPPELHGPAREVARRVGADFWFTTLGGDQPAVPVEREQLDGRVTLFRAVDGPGGR; the protein is encoded by the coding sequence ATGCATGAGAATGCATATGAGACGGTGGCGCTTAAACATCCCGACGTGAGCGACGCAGAACGGACCCTCGTCGGCCGATTGGCGACCGCCGATAGCGTGGTGGAGGTCGGCATCGGCAACCGCCCCGACGTGGCCGCGGCGCTGGCCGACCGCGGCGTCGACGTGACGGCGACGGACATCACGCCGCGGTCGGTTCCCGACGGCGTTATCTTCGTCGAAGACGACGTGACCGACCCCGAGTTGACCGTCTACGAGGGAACCGACGTCGTCTTCGCGCGGAACCTCCCGCCGGAGCTCCACGGGCCGGCGCGCGAAGTCGCCCGACGCGTCGGCGCGGACTTTTGGTTCACGACGCTGGGCGGCGACCAGCCGGCGGTGCCCGTCGAGCGCGAGCAACTCGACGGCCGCGTGACGCTGTTCCGGGCCGTGGACGGTCCCGGCGGCCGATAG
- a CDS encoding archaemetzincin family Zn-dependent metalloprotease: MHVDIVPVGDVSAQVKREASEGLRTTYDCDVSMHEPQSIPAGAYDGDRDQYRAEEFIDLARRVGAGEKNIAITPKDLFYRRRNYVFGLAYLGGSGSVISTYRLQTSSDGGFSNQSASDIFAARVRKEVVHEIGHTLGLEHCDNKRCVMNFSPTVRQVDVKEPSLCGSCQRSVL, translated from the coding sequence ATGCATGTCGACATCGTCCCGGTGGGCGACGTCTCTGCCCAGGTGAAACGCGAGGCCTCCGAGGGCCTTCGCACCACCTACGACTGCGACGTCTCCATGCACGAACCGCAGTCGATTCCCGCCGGTGCGTACGATGGCGACCGCGACCAGTACCGCGCCGAGGAGTTCATCGACCTCGCACGGCGCGTCGGCGCGGGCGAGAAGAACATCGCCATCACCCCCAAGGACCTCTTCTACCGCCGCCGCAACTACGTGTTCGGCCTCGCCTACCTCGGCGGCTCGGGAAGTGTCATCTCGACGTATCGCCTCCAGACCTCCTCCGACGGCGGCTTCTCGAACCAGTCGGCCAGCGACATCTTCGCTGCCCGCGTTCGCAAAGAGGTCGTCCACGAGATCGGCCACACGCTCGGGCTGGAACACTGTGACAACAAGCGCTGCGTGATGAACTTCTCGCCGACCGTCCGACAGGTGGACGTCAAGGAGCCGTCGCTGTGTGGCTCCTGCCAGCGAAGCGTCCTCTGA
- the trxA gene encoding thioredoxin, whose protein sequence is MDNPYQTPQTISKGTMTVTLKDFYADWCGPCKTQDPILEDLEDEWTDVTFEKINVDEEQDVANEYQVRSLPTLIVENDDGVVERFVGVTQADDIEDALSQAGA, encoded by the coding sequence ATGGATAACCCTTATCAGACCCCACAGACAATCTCGAAGGGAACCATGACGGTCACGCTCAAGGACTTCTACGCTGACTGGTGCGGCCCCTGCAAGACCCAAGACCCCATCCTCGAGGACTTAGAGGATGAGTGGACCGACGTGACGTTCGAGAAGATCAACGTCGACGAAGAGCAGGACGTCGCGAACGAGTATCAGGTACGTTCCCTGCCGACGCTCATCGTCGAGAACGACGACGGCGTCGTCGAGCGCTTCGTCGGCGTCACGCAGGCCGACGATATCGAGGACGCCCTCTCGCAGGCCGGAGCGTAA
- a CDS encoding DUF7522 family protein translates to MTGSGPTKPIPDGAKELTAHLQDSLGNRLRSVIWYDKGDHDVLYARSDVAAAYTEAEIEDVVDELSMESFARPIKEDLYPHGDLRCTVECYEDGVEMHFCIADGEGVAVGIEPTAFVEEGTFIGNCLEAAELVE, encoded by the coding sequence GTGACAGGTTCTGGTCCCACGAAGCCGATCCCCGACGGGGCAAAAGAACTCACCGCCCACCTCCAAGACAGCCTCGGTAACCGACTCCGGAGCGTCATCTGGTACGACAAGGGAGACCACGACGTACTCTACGCTCGGAGCGACGTGGCGGCCGCGTACACCGAAGCGGAAATAGAGGACGTCGTAGACGAACTCTCGATGGAGTCGTTCGCGCGACCCATCAAGGAAGACCTGTACCCCCACGGTGACCTCCGGTGTACCGTGGAATGCTACGAAGACGGCGTCGAGATGCACTTCTGTATCGCCGACGGCGAGGGCGTCGCCGTCGGGATCGAGCCGACCGCGTTCGTCGAGGAGGGGACGTTCATCGGTAACTGTCTCGAAGCGGCGGAACTCGTCGAATAA